Proteins from one Sabethes cyaneus chromosome 2, idSabCyanKW18_F2, whole genome shotgun sequence genomic window:
- the LOC128737708 gene encoding WW domain-containing oxidoreductase-like: MSVSAPEANPDNELPPAWEELATKDGFVYYVNHQDNATQLAHPCTGKIKRVSSELPEGWNKQVEEETGKPLFVNEATQEKSYVDPRLASAIEDDPQTIGQLRQRFNSTTSALEVLDGQDLTGKVAIVTGANTGIGYETALSLALHGCEVIFACRNESTTGKAIAKIKRIKLSAGKACKFIKLDLASLRATKEFADNVKAQYKHIDMLILNAGVVGAPEHLTVDGYETTFQVCHLSHFYLTMLLSDTLDHMSRVIVVSSELHRASMLRTSDINMENLAAPPKAYFSMNAYNDAKLCNIMFAFELARRWKHRGISVFVLHPGSLVATEINRNWWFYRLFFQLIRPFTKSVQQAASTTVYCAAAPELNGLTGLYFNNCFLYGPANSTRNSKKQKILWDLSEQCIERAMQ, from the coding sequence ATGTCTGTTTCAGCTCCCGAAGCTAATCCTGACAATGAATTGCCACCAGCATGGGAAGAGCTGGCTACCAAGGATGGGTTTGTGTACTACGTGAACCATCAAGACAACGCCACTCAATTGGCTCATCCTTGCACTGGGAAGATAAAACGTGTTTCCAGCGAACTTCCAGAAGGTTGGAATAAACAGGTGGAAGAAGAAACCGGAAAGCCCCTTTTTGTTAATGAAGCTACCCAGGAAAAATCTTACGTGGACCCAAGACTAGCTTCTGCCATTGAAGATGATCCTCAAACAATCGGGCAACTCCGACAACGTTTCAATAGTACTACTAGTGCTCTTGAAGTGCTCGATGGCCAAGATCTCACTGGAAAAGTAGCAATAGTTACAGGAGCAAACACAGGCATTGGATATGAAACAGCGCTATCGCTGGCTTTACATGGATGTGAAGTTATTTTTGCTTGTCGCAATGAATCAACAACAGGCAAAGCTATTGCTAAAATTAAAAGGATTAAATTATCAGCTGGAAAAGCATGTAAATTTATTAAACTCGATTTAGCCAGTCTTCGTGCAACGAAAGAATTTGCTGATAACGTCAAAGCACAGTATAAACATATTGACATGCTTATTCTTAATGCTGGAGTGGTCGGTGCCCCAGAACACCTCACTGTAGATGGCTACGAGACAACATTCCAAGTGTGCCATTTGTCGCACTTTTATCTAACCATGTTGCTGTCAGATACGTTGGATCACATGTCCAGAGTAATTGTAGTTTCATCTGAATTGCATCGCGCCAGCATGCTTCGTACTAGCGACATAAACATGGAAAATCTGGCTGCCCCACCAAAAGCATACTTTAGCATGAATGCATACAACGatgctaaattatgcaatattaTGTTTGCGTTCGAGCTAGCCAGGCGTTGGAAACATCGGGGTATTTCTGTATTCGTTCTTCATCCTGGTAGCTTAGTTGCTACGGAGATCAATCGCAACTGGTGGTTCTATAGATTGTTTTTCCAGCTCATCAGACCTTTCACCAAATCCGTACAGCAAGCTGCCAGCACTACCGTTTACTGCGCCGCCGCTCCCGAGCTGAACGGACTAACTGGACTTTACTTTAATAATTGCTTCCTTTATGGCCCAGCCAATAGTACAAGAAACAGtaaaaagcagaaaattcttTGGGATCTCAGCGAGCAATGCATTGAACGAGCTATGCAATAA